From Micromonospora carbonacea:
GCGTCTCGTGGCGATCGGCGAGGCGGTGCACCACGCCGGCCGCCGGACTGCCGGCCGGCCGGTGCCCGTTTGCGTCAGTTCCCATGGAGATGTCCCTTTCCCCGCGCCGGCCGGTCTACGCGTCCCCGCGCCGCTCTACGCATCCTCGCGCGCGGGCCGGCGCAGGCGCAGCGCCTGGGCCACGTAGTCGAAGCCGGTGACCACCGTGACGCCGACCGCGGCGGCCATCAGCCAGGGGCCGACGGCGGCGGGCCCGGCCGGCATCGGCCACAGGTACCAGGTGATCGCCAGGATCTGCAGCGCCGTCTTGATCTTGCCGCCCCGGCTGGCCGCGATGACGCCGTGCCGGATCACCCAGAACCGCAGCGCCGTGATGCCCAGCTCGCGGGCGAGGATGACGCCGGTCACCCACCAGGGCAGCAGGTCGTACCAGGACAGCAGCAGCAGGGCCGCGCCGGTGAGCGCCTTGTCGGCGATCGGGTCGGCCACCTTGCCGACCGAGGTGACCAGGCCGAACCGGCGGGCGATCCAGCCGTCCACCAGGTCGGTCACCGAGGCGACGGCGAAGATCAGGCAGGCGGCGATCCGCCACCCGGCGTGGGTCGCGCCGGAGGCGACCACCGAGGCCGCGAAGACCGGCACCAGCACCAGCCGCAGCAGGGTCAGCCCGTTGGCCGCGTTGAGCACCGGGACCCGGGCGACCACCGGCGGCTGCGCCGACTCCGCCGCCGGCGTCACCGGCGCACCCCGCTCGGGCCGCCGCGGCGAACCTGGCACCGCACCACGTGGCTCCCCCGCCTTCTCAGGGCCCGCCGTCACCGTGCCGCGCCGGGCGCAGCCGAGATCATCTCATCCGGGACGGCGACGAGATCCACCCCTTCGGTGGCGGTCACGGTGGCGCGCACGAGGTCGCCGGGGCGCAGCGCCGCCAGGTCCACGCCGCCGTCGGCCGGGGCGACCAGGGTGGTGGAGCCGTCGACCTCGGGGGCCTGGTGCGCCGCCCGGCCCTCGACCACGCCGTCGTCGACCGAGTCGACCAGCACCTCGACCGTGGAGCCGAGCCGCTCCTCGGCCCGCTGCGAGCACAGCTCGTCGGCGAGGGCGCTGAGCCGGTCGTACCGGCGCTTGATCGTCGCGGCGGAGACCTTGCCGGGCAGGCCGGCGGCCTCGGTGCCGTCCTCGTCGCTGTAGTCGAACATGCCGATCGCGTCGAGCCGGGCCGCGCTGAGGAACCGGACCAGCTCGTCGACGTCGCCCCGGGTCTCGCCGGGGAAGCCGACGATGAAGTTGCTCCGCGCGCCGGCCTCCGGGGCCAGGGCGCGGGCGGCGGCCAGCAGCTCCAGGAACCGGTCGGTGGAGCCGAAGCGGCGCATCCGGCGCAGCACCGGCTCGCTGGAGTGCTGGAACGACAGGTCGAAGTAGGGCGCGACGCCGGGTGTGCCGGCGATCGCCTCGACCAGGCCGGGGCGGGTCTCGGCGGGCTGGAGGTAGCTCGCCCGGACCCGGACGATCCCGTCGACCGCGGCGAGCTGCGGCAGCAGCTTCTCCAGCGCCCGGGGGTCGCCGAGGTCCTTGCCGTACGACGTGGAGTTCTCGCTGACCAGCACCAGCTCCCGCACGCCCGTCTTGGCCAGCCACTCCGCCTCGGCGAGCAGCTCGTCGGGCGTCCGCGAGACGAACGCGCCGCGGAAGGCGGGGATGGCGCAGAACGCGCAGCGGCGGTCGCACCCGCTGGCCAGCTTGAGCGACGCGACGGGGCCGGTGTCGAGCCGCCGCCGCAGCACCTGCCGCAGGTGGGCCGGGGTGTGCTCGTCGGTGGCCACGACGGCCCGGTTCGTGCCGTGGCCGGGCAACGAGACGGCGCTGTCGCGCCGGGCGACCGGGGTCAGCGGCAGCAGCTCCCGGCGGTCGCGCGGGGTGTGCGCGTCGAGCGCCTCGCCGGCGACGACCGCGTCGAGGCGGGCGGCGATGTCGGGGTAGTCGTCGAAGCTGAGCACCGCCTGGGCCTCGGGCAGGCTGTCGGCCAGCTCCCGGCCGTACCGCTCGGCCATGCAGCCGGCGGCGACCACCTTCGCGCCGGTGTCGGCGGCGGCGAGCAGCGTCTGGATCGAGTCCTGCTTGGCCTTCTCCACGAAGCCGCAGGTGTTGACGACCACCACGTCGGCCCCCTCGCCGTCGGTGATGACCTGCCAGCCGTCGGCGTGCAGCCGGGCGGCCAGCTCCTCCGAGTCGACCTCGTTGCGGGCGCAGCCGAGGGTCAGCAGGGCGACGCGGCGGCCGGCGGATTGCGGGGAGGGGGCGGTGGCAGACACCATCCGAGGGTACCGGGCGGGCGGACGGCGGCCCGCAACGGCGGCCACCCGGATCGCCCCCGGCCGCCGCCCGCCGGCCGGGGCCGGCTCAGGCCGTCGCCGCGCCGACCCGGACCAGCCGGTCGAGCAGGAAGACCTCCGTGCCGGCCAGGCCGGTCGAGCAGAAGACCGACACCTGGTCCGCGCCGGTCCGGCCGCGAGCCTCGCCGGCCAGCACCGCGCCCAGGTCACCCAACCGCCCGGCGTACGCGGGCAGCGTCGCCAGCATCGGCGGGTCGTACGCGGCCGCCTGCGCCGGCGAGTCGGTGACCAGCAGATCGGCGGCGTCGAGCAGGTCGGTGCCGAACTCGTGCCGGTCGGCCTGCTTGAAGCCGACCGTGTTGACGTGGGTGCCGGGGGCCAGGTCGGCGGCGTCGAGCACGGGGGCGACGGCGGTGGTGGCGAGCACCACGACGTCGCGCTCCCGCACGGCGGCCCGCGCCGAGTCGACCGCCCGCGCCGGCACGCCCAGCTCGGCGCGGACGCGGGCGGCGAACGCCTCCCGCCGGGCGGCCGAGCGGCTGTGCACGGTGACCTCGCGCAGCGGGCGCACCGCGGCGGCGGCCCACACCTGGGTCCACGCCTGCGTGCCCGAGCCGACCACGCCCAGCGTGGCGGCGTCCGGCCGGGCCAGGGCGTCCACGGCGACCCCGCCGAGCCCTCCGGTGCGCCGGGAGCCCAGCTCGTCCCCGACCGCGACCGCCCGCACCGCCCCGGTGCGCCCGTCGTGCAGCACGACCACCTGTTCGCCCTGCGGGTGCCCGAACGTGTCGTACGAGCGGAAGCCGTACCACTCGCCGGTGAGGTGCCCGGCGGTGAGCACCATCCGTCCCCCGCCCAGCGCCGCGGCGGCCCGGGGCGGGGCCACCAGGCGGCCGGCGTGCGCGGCGAGCAGGGCCTCGCGCATCGCGGCCACCGTGGTGGGGGCGTCCAGCGCGGCGGCGACGTCGGGGTCGGCGAAGAGCAACGGCATGACCCGAATACTGCAACTTGAAGTCAGGTTTACGTCAACCGGTGGTGGCCCGGCTCACCCCGCCGCCGCCCCGGCCGGTGCTACCGTCGGTCGCGGCGGCCCCAGGGCCGCCCCGGACGAGTGGTGGGCGTACCCGGTCAGGCCAAGACGCCGCACCTGTGACAACCGACCCCACTCGCCCCGGCACCGCAGGCCCGGGCACCGAAGCAGAGGTGTTGCGGCATGGCCTGGATCGTGTTGGTGATCTCCGGACTCCTCGAGACCGCGTGGGCGGTCGCCCTCGACCGCAGCGCCGGCTTCAGCCGGCTCGTGCCGTCGGTCGTGTTCGCGGTCACGCTGGTGCTCAGCATGGCCGGGCTGGCGTACGCGCTGCGCGAGATCCCCGTCGGCACCGGCTACGCGGTCTGGGTGGGCATCGGTGCGGTCGGCACCGCGCTGGTCGGCATGCTGGCGCTGCACGAGTCCGCGAGCCTGCCCCGCATCGTCTGCCTGCTGCTGGTCGTCGCCGGGGTGGTCGGCCTCAAGGTCTTCCACTGACCGGTCCCCCGCTGACCGGCCTTCCCCTGACCGACCGGCATGCGTAGTTTTCGGCACCGGTGGGTAGTGATCCGGTCGACGGTAGAACGAGGCTCACCACGGAGGACGTCATGGCCGACACCCACGCCACCACCCGCCCGCGCACCAACGCCGCCCGGATCTGCACCATCGTCGCGTTCGTCTTCGCCGCCCTCGCCGTCTTCGTGTCGCCGGTGATCTTCGGCCTGCTCGGCGTGATCCTCGGCGTGGTCGGCGCGGTCCTCGGCGACAAGCCGCTCGGCTGGTACGCCGCCGCCGCAAGCGTGGCCGGCGCCGTGCTCGGCATGATCCTCAGCGCGGTGATCCTGAACGCCTGAGCACCCCACCCGCGACCGCAGGGCCCGCCGGATCCCGGCGGGCCCTCGCCGTGTGGCAGTCGGCCGGCGACCCGCCTGGCCGGATCATCGCCAACTCCCCGCCAGGACGGGTGTTCAGCAGGGGTCGAGGTTGTTGGGATCAGGACGACTGTCGTCCTCGAGCTCCGGCGGAAAGTCGTGGTTCCGGTAGTACGTACGCCAGGTTCCGCTGTCGATGAAATCCTTGATCGACTGAGTGAGCCGCTCACACATCGCCATGTCGCCACGTCTGAAACCGATGCCATACTCTTCGAAGTTGCCGAAAGACAACTTGGGCACGACCTCGACGGCACCATTCTCGACCTTGGCAAAGCCGTACAGAATCAGCAGATCCGTGGAGACGGCATCCACCTGGCGGGACTTGAGCAGTTCGACGCATTCCCCGAAACCGTCGACCAGCGTGAGCCTCGTGATGCCCTGCTCCCGCAGTTGTTTCTCCGAGGTGGTGCCCGTCACCGTGCAGACGGTCAGCTCCTGCAGATCGTTCGTTGAACCGACCCGGTTCTCCCCTGCCCGCACCAACACTCCCTGCCGGGTCCTGAGATAGGGGCCCGCCATCCCTACCAGCTTGCGGCGCTCGTCGGTGATCGAGTAACTGGAGATGACGATCGTTTCCCCCGCTGGGTCCTCCTGGATCACCGCCTCGCGATCCCGCGAAGGCACCACGAACGGGCGCGCGTTCCACTTGTTCCGGTTGATGAGCCACTGCGCGAACTCGGCGTCGAAGCCGTTGAACTTTCCTACACCGGTCACCATGCTGAGGCCGGGTTGATCGCCGTCCACCCCGATAGACTTGACCGTCGCGGCGCCCGATCGCACGACCGGCGCTGGCGTCGGACTCGGGTCCGGAGCGGGACAGCCGGAAAGGAACGCCGCGAACGCCAGCCCGACGGTCCATGACCACTTGCGGCACACCGCCATATGCGGCTCCCTGGACTAGTTGAAGAGGATGGCCTGCTGCACGTCCAGCCGGTAGGAACACTCAGGATCGTCTCGCTCGACACCGATCCTCACGTCCACATGCCTCGTGGCACCGCGCAGCGACAGCACTGCTTCCTTCCCGGACCGAGCCCGCACCACTGCTCCAGCCACCCCGTCGATGGTCGGCTGCAACGTCAGCATCGCCGGCCCCGCGCAGTTCCCGGTCTCCCCGGTGTTCTCGACGGCGACCGTCAGCGCCAGCCGTCGGCGCTGGGGTGGAGCCCCCGGCACCAGCAGGGTCAGCTCGGCGCCGGGCCCGAAGGTGCCGGCGGGCGCGACCGAGGCCATGTCGACCGTGACGTTGAGGTTGTTGCGCCCGGTCAGACGCCACACGGCCACGGTGCCCACGCAGACGGACACGGCCACGATGAGGGCGGCGGCCCACGATCGCCGCCGTCGAACGGAGAACGGACGGCGGACCTCGTGGGGATGCCGGACCTTTTCGTAGAGGGTGACCAGAAGGGTCGCCACCGCCACCGTCAGGCTCAGCACCTGGGCAATCTCGTTGCCCTTCGTGCCCAAAGCGAGAAGGTAGACCGTGCCCGCCACCACGAGCCCCACCGTGAGAAGCAGAGCCCCGGGGCGGGACCACCATGAGTGATTCG
This genomic window contains:
- the pgsA gene encoding CDP-diacylglycerol--glycerol-3-phosphate 3-phosphatidyltransferase gives rise to the protein MTPAAESAQPPVVARVPVLNAANGLTLLRLVLVPVFAASVVASGATHAGWRIAACLIFAVASVTDLVDGWIARRFGLVTSVGKVADPIADKALTGAALLLLSWYDLLPWWVTGVILARELGITALRFWVIRHGVIAASRGGKIKTALQILAITWYLWPMPAGPAAVGPWLMAAAVGVTVVTGFDYVAQALRLRRPAREDA
- the rimO gene encoding 30S ribosomal protein S12 methylthiotransferase RimO, producing MVSATAPSPQSAGRRVALLTLGCARNEVDSEELAARLHADGWQVITDGEGADVVVVNTCGFVEKAKQDSIQTLLAAADTGAKVVAAGCMAERYGRELADSLPEAQAVLSFDDYPDIAARLDAVVAGEALDAHTPRDRRELLPLTPVARRDSAVSLPGHGTNRAVVATDEHTPAHLRQVLRRRLDTGPVASLKLASGCDRRCAFCAIPAFRGAFVSRTPDELLAEAEWLAKTGVRELVLVSENSTSYGKDLGDPRALEKLLPQLAAVDGIVRVRASYLQPAETRPGLVEAIAGTPGVAPYFDLSFQHSSEPVLRRMRRFGSTDRFLELLAAARALAPEAGARSNFIVGFPGETRGDVDELVRFLSAARLDAIGMFDYSDEDGTEAAGLPGKVSAATIKRRYDRLSALADELCSQRAEERLGSTVEVLVDSVDDGVVEGRAAHQAPEVDGSTTLVAPADGGVDLAALRPGDLVRATVTATEGVDLVAVPDEMISAAPGAAR
- a CDS encoding ornithine cyclodeaminase family protein, whose amino-acid sequence is MPLLFADPDVAAALDAPTTVAAMREALLAAHAGRLVAPPRAAAALGGGRMVLTAGHLTGEWYGFRSYDTFGHPQGEQVVVLHDGRTGAVRAVAVGDELGSRRTGGLGGVAVDALARPDAATLGVVGSGTQAWTQVWAAAAVRPLREVTVHSRSAARREAFAARVRAELGVPARAVDSARAAVRERDVVVLATTAVAPVLDAADLAPGTHVNTVGFKQADRHEFGTDLLDAADLLVTDSPAQAAAYDPPMLATLPAYAGRLGDLGAVLAGEARGRTGADQVSVFCSTGLAGTEVFLLDRLVRVGAATA
- a CDS encoding DMT family transporter, giving the protein MAWIVLVISGLLETAWAVALDRSAGFSRLVPSVVFAVTLVLSMAGLAYALREIPVGTGYAVWVGIGAVGTALVGMLALHESASLPRIVCLLLVVAGVVGLKVFH
- a CDS encoding transporter substrate-binding domain-containing protein, whose translation is MAVCRKWSWTVGLAFAAFLSGCPAPDPSPTPAPVVRSGAATVKSIGVDGDQPGLSMVTGVGKFNGFDAEFAQWLINRNKWNARPFVVPSRDREAVIQEDPAGETIVISSYSITDERRKLVGMAGPYLRTRQGVLVRAGENRVGSTNDLQELTVCTVTGTTSEKQLREQGITRLTLVDGFGECVELLKSRQVDAVSTDLLILYGFAKVENGAVEVVPKLSFGNFEEYGIGFRRGDMAMCERLTQSIKDFIDSGTWRTYYRNHDFPPELEDDSRPDPNNLDPC